The Sandaracinus amylolyticus genomic interval TCTGCTCACGAAGGCCGGGCTGCGATGGCAGGAGGTGCGCAGCACGCCGCGCCTGTTGCGCGCGATGGCGGGCGCCGCGACGACCCCGCAGATCTTCGTCGACGGCACGCGCATCGGGGGCGCGGATCAGCTCGAGCAGTGGCTCGCGAAGCGCGGGGAGCCCGCGGTGTAGCTGCGTCGCGGCGAGCGCTCACTCGCTCCACGCGCTGAGCCACGCGCCCGTGTGTTCGGCGTGGTGTACGAGCGCTGCGTAGTACGGATGCCGTGCGAGCGTCGCTGCGTCGCCGAGCACCAGCAGGAAGCGTCGCGCGCGCGTGACCGCCACGTTCGTGCGGCGCACGTCCTCGAGGAACCCGAGCTGCGCCTCGTCGTTGCTCCGCACGAGATCGACGACGATCGCGAGCTTCTCGCGCCCTTGGAAGCTGTCGACGGTCGCGATCTCGAGGCCTGCCGCGAGCTCGGGCTCGAGCGCGTCGCGCAGGAGGCGCACCTGCGCGTGATAGGGCGTGATCACACCGACGTCGCTCGGCGCGACACCGCGCGCGATCAGTCGACGCACTTCGTCGGCGATGCGCTCGGCGTTGCCGGGGTTGCGCGTGCTCGGGTCGTCGGCCTCGCGAACTTCTTCCCAGCCGCGCCCTGCGGTGTCGACCAGCACGAACGGGCCTTCGCGCGACGGGTCGGGCTCGATGCCCGGCAGCTCCTCGAGGCGCGCGGTGCGCACGTCCTCTGCCGTGATGAGCACGGCGCCGTAGGTCGCGTCGTTGGGGAACGCCATCAGCGCTTCGTGCATGCGGTGCTGCACACGCAGCGTCGTCACCACGCGCGCATCGCTCTGCGTCGCGGCGATGCGCTCGAAGAACGTCGACCCGAGCCCGAGATCGAGCGCCTCGCGTGCGATCACCGTCGGCGGCAGCTGGTGCGGATCGCCCGCGAGCGTCGCCTTCGGCGCGCGGAGCAGCGCGACGAGCGCGATCGGATCGGGCGCCTGCGTCGCTTCGTCGAGCACCACGCGATCGAACGCTTCATGTTCGAGCAGCCACGCGTCCGCGCCCGCCGCGGTCGCGGCGATGACGCGCGCGCGAGAAAGGATCGTGCGCTGCGCGTCCTTCAGGTACTCGCGCGCATCGCGCATCAGCTGCCGCACCTCGCTCCACGCGGCGCGCTTCTCTTCGCCGCGCAGCGTGCCGCGCTGGGTGCGGTTCAGCGTGCGCCGGCGGAGATCCTCGGCCTCGCGCGTCCACCGGCGCGCGAGCTTCCACGCGTCGGTCTTCTCGAGCAGCGCGTCCAGGGTGCGCTCCTCCATCGCCGGCGAGACGCGCGCCGGGTGTCCGATGCGCACCACGTTCTCGCCCGCGTCGACGAGCCGCTCCGCGAGGTTGTCGACCGCGGTGTGGCTCGCGGCGGTGACGAGCACGCGCTCACCGCGCGCGACCGCCTGGCGCACCAGCTCGGTCAGCGTTCGCGTCTTGCCGGTGCCCGGCGGTCCGAGCACCAACGAGAGATCCCGCGCCGCGAGCGCGCGCTGCACCGCGACGCGCTGATCGTCCTCGAGCGCCTCGTCGAATGCTTCGAGCTCCAACGATTTCGCGTCGAAGTCCGGGGCCCGCGCACCGAGCAGCGTCGCGACCGACTTCGCCTCGTCGCTGCCCTTCTTCGCGTGCTTCGCGCGCTCGATCGCGCGCGCACCGCGATCGAAGGTCACTTCGGGCGCTTCGCGATCGAGGCGGAACCCCTCGGTCCACAGCCACTCCGGCACCTCGCCGTCGATCGCGACCGCGAGCGCGTCGCTGCGGCGTCGCGAGACGATCGCGCGCACCACGTCGGGCCCCTCGGGATCGTCCTGCCAGAGCAGCACCGGATCGCCCTGGCCGATCCGCAGATCGCGCATCTCGCCGTCGCGCGGCGCGAGCCACAGGATCGTGCGCCCGCCGGGCGCCGCGTCGGTGTCGGTCACCGCGAGATCGCGCAGCGCGAGGCCGCGCTCCACGCGCTGCGCGAGCGTGAGCAGCCTGCGCTCCTCGCGGAAGCGGGCGCGCGCCCCGAGCCGCTCGGCGTGCAGCGCGCGCGCGAGCCGATCGAGCTCGGCTTCGACGTCGATCGTCATCGCGCGCGAGCCTGACACGCATCGCTATTCCGATCCCACGATCCCGTCGAGCGCCGAGCGCGTGGGCGCGCCGTCCGACCAGAGGCGCGCCGGCGGCGGCCCGTCCTCCTCGTAACGCGGCACGAACGTCCGGTGCGCGATGCGCCACTCGCCGTCCTCGCGCACCAGCTCGTCGGTGTACGTGCCCACCACGTGCACCGTCGCGCCGGTCTCGAGCACGCGGATGTGCTCGCTCATCGTCGAGCGCGCGGTCGCGTGCCCGGCATCGTGGAGCTCGATCGACGTCGCCGACACGGCGTAGAGCAGCACCTCGATGTGCTCCTCGTTGCCGGTGAGGAACGCGCGGATCGCCTCGCGTCCGTCGAGCCGCCAGGCATCCGACGAGCGTCGCTCCCACACGATGCGCGACGCGAACGTCGTCTCGAGGCGATCCCACTCGTGGTGGTTGATCGCGTCGCTCGCGCGATCGAGCACCTCGCGGATCGCGAGCCGGTCCAACGCATCGGGGCGCGTCGCGACGCCCGCACATCCCGCGAGCACGCCGAGCAGCGCGACGAGCGCCCTCACGACGCACCTCCGACGCCCATGCCGCCGTCGACCGCGAGCACCGCGCCGGTCACGAACGCGGCCGCGTCCGACGCGAGGTACGCGACCGCGCTCGCGACGTCCTCCGCGCGACCCATACGCGGCAGGGGCTGCAGCGTGCCGATCGCGCGCGCGATCTCGGTGCGCGCCGCGTCCTCGGAGAGCCCCGCCGCCTGGAAGATCTCGGTCGGCACGAGCCCCGGCGAGACCACGTTCACGCGCACGCCGAGCGGCGCCCACTTCCGCGCCATCCCCTGGCTCATCACCTCCACCGCGCCCTTGCTCGCGAGGTAGACGAGATCGATCGGCAGGTTCGCCGCCACGCCCGCGGAGCCGACGTTCACGATCGATCCGCGCGTCGCGCGGAGGTGCGGCAGCGCATCGTGCGAGAGCCGGTACATCGCGCGCACGTTGAGCGCGAACGCGTCGTCGAACGCGTCGTCGGTGGCGACCTCCCAGGTCCCGCGATCGATTGCCGGCGTCGGCGCGCCCGCGTTGTTGACGAGGAGATCGAGACGTCCGGTGCGCGCCACGAGCGCGTCGACGACCTCCGCCGCGAACGCACGATCGCGCAGGTCACCCACGATCACGTGCGCGCGCCCGCCGCGCGTCTCGATGTCGCGCGCGAGCGCCTCGAGCCGATCGCGCCGTCGCGCCACCAGCCCGGCGATCCATCCCGACTGCGCCAGCCGCTCCGCGATCGCGCGCCCGAGCCCGGAGCTCGCGCCCGTGATCAACGCCACCTTCTGCTCACCTTCGTTGCTCATGACGCGAACCTGGTGCGCTACCGTCGCGGCGTGAATGCGAAGAATCCGGATGACACTCTGAAGCAGAGCGAAACAATCCGCGCGCCCGGGCTCGTGCAGCTCCCGGTGTTCCTCGAGGTCGCGCGGCGCCGCAGCTTCAGCGCCGCGGCGCGCGCGCTCGGGATGTCGCCCTCGGCGACGAGCCAGGCGATCGCGCGGCTCGAGGAGGAGCTCGGCGTCGCGCTGCTCGTGCGCACCACGCGCAGCGTGAACGTCACGCCCGCGGGCGAGCGCCTCCTCCGCGACGCAGGCCCGGCGATCACGACCGCGCAGACCGCGCTCGTCACCGCGCAGCGCGGTCGCGAGGAGCCTTCGGGCGTGCTGCGGCTGAGCGTTCCGCGCATCGCGTGCCGCGTCGGTCTGCTGCCGGTGCTCGCGGAGTACGCGCGGCGCTTCCCCGCAGTGCGCACCGACGTCGTCGTCGACGACGCGAACGTCGACATCGTTCGCGAAGGGTTCGACGCGGGCGTGCGACCCAAGCGCGCGCTCCAGGCGGACATGACGCGCGTGCAGCTGAGCGGACGGCTGCGGATGGTCGTGGTCGGCTCGCCGCGGTACGTCGGGACGCGCGGTCGACCTTTGCACCCGCGCGACCTCGTCGAGCACGCGTGCCTCACCTGGCGCCGCGACGACGGAGGCGAGCATCGCTGGGCGCTGCGCGAGCGCGGTCGAGCGCTCGAGGTGAGCGTGCGAGGTCCGACGATCTCGGACGACGTCGAGCTGCTGCTCGCCGCGGCCGAAGAGGGGATGGGCCTCGCGTACGTCGCCGAGCCCGAGGCCGCGCGCGCCATCGCGGAGAAGCGCTTGGTCACCGTGCTCGACGCGTGCTCCGTCGAGCTCGACGGCCTCTACCTCTACTACCCGCGCACCGCGCGCAGCGAGCCCAAGCTGCGCGCGCTCGTGTCGTGCGTGCGCGCCGTCGCGCGCCTGCCGGGTCGTACAGCTTGACGATCCCGTCACACGCGATGAAGAGTCGCCCCTCGATGCATCCGATCTTGTTCGAGATCCCGACGCCCTGGGGGGCTCTGCCCATCTACTCCTACGGCGTGATGCTCGGGACCTCGATGATCGTCGCCTGGTACGTGATCATGTGGCTGGGCGAGCGCGAGGGCGAAGGGCGCGAGACGCTGGCGAACACGTTCATCGTCACCGCGGTCTCGGCGATCGTCGGCGCGCGTGCGCTCTACATCCTCACGAACCCCGGCGAGTTCGAGTCGTTCCAGGACCTCGTGAACCTCCGCGGCGGCGGGCTCGTCGCGTACGGCGGGTTCCTCGGCGGCTTCTTCGGCGCGCTCTTCTATCTGCGCTCGCAGAAGAGATCGCTGCTCTCGTTCGCCGACGTCGCCGCGCCGACGCTCGCGCTCGGTCTCGCGCTCACGCGGATCGGCTGTTACCTCTACGGCTGCGACTACGGCGCGCGCCTCGAGGACGACGCGCCCTCGTGGCTTCGCGCGCTCGGCACCTTCCCGCACTGGGCCGACGGCAACGGCTCGCCCGCATGGGCGCACCACGTCGCGGAGTACGACCTCGCGCACGACGCGGCGCACTCGTTCCCGGTGCACCCGACGCAGATCTACGAGTCGCTCGCGGGGTTCGTGCTGCTCGGCGTGACGCTGTTCATGTGGCGTCGTCGCTCGTTCCGCGGCGAGGTGCTGCTCGCGCTCACGATGTTCTACGGCGTGTGGCGCTTCGCGATCGAGTACGTGCGCGACGATCCCGAGCGCGGGTTCGCGTTCGGCTTCTCGACGTCGCAGCTCGTGTCGCTCGCGCTCGTGCCGATCGCGGGGTTCTTCTACTTCGAGGGCAAGAAGGCGCAGCAGCGCGCGCCGGTGCCGGTGATGCGCCTCGGCGCGCCCGAGACCTACGCGACGCCGACGACCGCCAAGCCCGCGCGAGAGAGCGCACCGAGCGAGGAGCTCGAGGCCGTCGCGCCCGAGGCGAAGAAGAGCGGCGCGAAGAAGAAGAAGGGCGCGAAGCGCTGACGCGTCAGGGCGCGGTCGCCGCGCCCGCGTCGGCGGCGCTCGTCGCGCCACCATCGCCCGCTGCCGCGCGTTGGGCGCGCGCCTGATCGAACGCGCGCATCACCGTCGGCGACGTCCGGCGCGAGTCGAGCTCGAGGTCCGGCTGTCGCTCGAGCGCCTCGCGGAACGCCTCGACCGCGAGGTCCTCGCGCGAGAGCGCGACGTACGCGACCGCGAGCGTGCGCTGGATCGTCACGACCTGGTTGCCCGTGAGCTCGCCTGCGCCGAGCAGTCGGTTGCCGAGCGAGACCGCCTCGGTGTAGCGACCGACGCGCACCTGGTCCTGCAGCTGCGGCAGCTGCTCGCCGATCAGCGCCTGTCGATCGCGGACCTCGCCGTCGTTCGGCGTCACGCCGGTGCGCTCCGACACGATGCGACGGCCCTCCTCGGACAGCACGAGATCCGGGAGCGGAACGAGGATCACCTGACCGCGCGAGAGCCGCAGCGTGCGCAGCGAGTTGAAGCGACGCAGCGTGCGCGAGCCGTCGGTCGTGCCGTAGTACGTCTGCGCGACGTGGTTGAGCGTGTCGCGCTGATCGGCGACGTGGCGCAGCGGGTAGGGGATGAGCAGCTCGGCGCCCTCGGGCGGCTGCGAGCCCTCGACCGCGGGGTTCGCCTCGACGATCGCGTACGCGCGGCGCGCGTCGCCGTAGTGCACGTCCGCGATCTGCGCCCACGTCTCGCCGGCGCGCACGCGGTGGTAGTTCACCGTCGGCACCACGAGCCGCAGCCCGACGACGATCGCGCTGCCGCCCTGCGTCGTGAGCCCGTTCTCCGCGACGAGCACGCTCTCGCGGCGCGGATCGCCGTAGTAGCGCTGCGCGATCGACGCGAGCGTCTCGCCGTCGCGCACGACGTGCACGTACGCCGGGAAGTCCGCGCGCGCGACCTCCTGCGAGACCAGCAGGACGAGCGACACGAGCAGCACGAACGAGAGCGCGCGCAGCGGGCGCGTCATCCTGGACCGCCCCCCGTCGTGCTCGCCGAAGGCAGCGCGGTCGCTCCGTCGGCGCCCACCGCAGGGACCGCGCCGGGATCGAGCGGCGCGGGCGTCGTCGCGTGGCCGGGTTCTTCCTCGACCAGCGTCTCGTCGATCAGCTGCACCTCGCCCTCCTCGACCCACACCTCGCGATCGATGCCGCGGAAGTACGGGTTGTGAAGGCGGAGGAAGTGGCGCCCCGGCGCGAGCGCGATGCGCTGCGCGCTCGGCGTCGTCAGCACGTGCTGCCCGTCGATGTACACCTCGGCCCACGGGTCGACGACGAAGCGCAGATAGCCAGCGCGTTGTGGCACCACCGGCGCGCCGCTCTCCGCGGCGAACTGATCGGGATCGCCGGCGAGCCTTCCGCTGAACGCCTGGATCGCGCCGCCGCCGCCGAGGATCGCGGCGAAGAGCGCGCCCTGCACCATCCAGTTGTGCACGAGCAGCGTCCGGTCGCTCGCGCTGCGGCGCACGCGGTTGGGCGCGCTCGCGGCGAGGATCTCGTCGGCCTGCTCGTCGCTGATCGTGCCGACCTCGCGCAGGTACATGACGAGCCGCGCGTTGTGGTTGATCGGCACGCGCGACGCGAGGAAGTCCTGCAGGTCGTCGATCAGCGCCTGCGTGGTCGGATACCGGTTCGCCGGCATCTTCTCCATGCAGCGCGCCATGATGCGCTCGAGCGCGCGCGGCACCGTCGTGTTGATCTTCCGCGGCGACGTGTAGCGATCGAGCCGGATCTTCTGCATCACGGTGCGCGCGTCGTCCTCGACGAACGGCTTGCGCCCCGTGACCATCTGGTAGAGCACGATGCCGACCGAGAAGATGTCGCTGCGGAAGTCGAGCTTGTCGCCGAGGATCTGCTCGGGCGACATGTAGCTCGGCGTGCCGAGGCCCGTGCCCGTCTCGGTGAGATCGCTGAGCTTGTCGTCTCGCGCGATCCCGAAGTCCATCAGCTTCACCTCGCCGTGATGGCTGATCATCACGTTGGCGGGCTTGATGTCGCGGTGGATGATCCCGCGGAAGTGCGCGTAGTCGAGCGCGCGCGCGACCTGCAGCGCGATGATCGATGCGACCTCGACCGGGAGACGCGGCGTGATCTCGAGGAGGTCGTACAGGTCGATGCCCTGCACGTACTCCATGACGATGTACATCGTCCCGCGTTCTTTGATGAAGTCGTAGACGTGGAGGATGTTCTCGTGCTGCAGCGAGGCCATGAAGTGGGCCTCGCGCTCGAAGCGCTTCGCGAACCCCGAGTCGACCGCGATGCTCGGCTTCAGCGCCTTGATCGCGACGAGGCGGCCGAGCGGCTCCTGCACCGCTTTGTAGACGACGGCCATGCCGCCGCTGCCGATCTCGCCGAGGATGCGGCAATTGCCGATGCGATCGACCATCAGGAGAGGCGCGATCGTGGCAGCGGAGTCGGGCACTGTCAACGAAACCCAGGTGTTTCCGCACCCTTCGCAACGCGCGCGCGGCGTTGACGGAAAGGGCTCCGCTCCCGCAGCATTCGAGTCTCGGTGACGTTGCCTCGTCCTTACTCCGAGTCGGACGACGAGGTCGTCGTGGACGGCTGTGTCCGCGGGGATCGCGACGCCTACGAGGTGCTCGAGGCGCGTCACGGACCGCTCGCCGAGGTCGTGATGCTGCGCGAGCTCGGGACCGCCGCGGAGAGCGAGCGCGAGCTCGAGCAGATGCGCGACGCGCTGTGGGATCACCTCGCACGACACGGCGGCGCGGCGCTGCGCACGTGGACGCCGCGCGAGAGCTCGCTGCGCGCGTGGCTCTGCGTCGTCGCGCGCAACGTCGCGCGGAGGCAGGTCGAGTCGAGCACGACGCGCGCGTCGATCGTCGCGTTCTTCCCGACGCCGCCGGTCCTGCACATGCGCGACGTCGAGGCCGAGCAGAGCGCGATCCTCGTGCACGACCTGCTCGAGCGACTGCCGCCGACGTCGGGCGCGCTGGTGCGGCTGCGGCTTCGCGGGATGGATCGCGAGCAGATCGCGGGCGCGGTCGGGCAGGCGCAGGCGGTGATCGTCGCGAGCTTCGAGCGCATCGCGGCGCGCATCGGCGAGGAGGTCGAGAAGGGCGGCGAGAGCGCGGCGAAGCTCGCGACCGAGGCGTACCGCATCGTGCTCGGCGCAGCGGACGCGGCGGAGCGCACGCGCGCGGCCGTGCGCACCGAGGACGACGAGGCGTTCCGCGCAGCGCGCACGATGGCGGAGGCGACGTGGCGGAGCGTGCGCGCGCGCGTGCTCGGCAAGAACGCGTCGCACACGGCGCTATGCCTCGACGAGAAGGCGATCGCCGGTTTCGTCGACGGCACGATGCGCGGTGCGGCGCGCGCGCGCAGCGAGGGTCACGTCGGAGCGTGCGCGCGATGCGTCGACGAGGTCGCGACGCTCTCGACCGATCTGCGCATCGTGCCGGTGCTGCGCGACGCGGCGGGGCTCGATCGTGCGGTCGCGGTCGCGGCGGGATGTCTCGCGGCGACGCGCTTCGAGGCGGCGCGTCGGGTCGCGGCGCTCGTGCGCGGAGAAGAAGAGCGCGATCGTCGTGCGGCGCGCGACGTCGAGCGGCTCGCGCGCGCCGCGGCGTCGCTGCACGGCGGGCGTCCGCCTCCGACGAACGAGGTCTCGGGCCTCGTGGTGCGTGGGCTTCCCTCCGACGAAGAGGCGCCGCTCGTCGCGTTCGAGGCGCTCGCGCGCGACGACGCGCACGCGGCGCATCGCGCGATCGACGATCACACCGCGCGTCATCCGGTCGCGGCGCGGCTGCGCCTGCTCGCGGCGGGCGCGGGCGAAGATCCGGTGCGCGCGCGCTCGCTCGCTCGGGACGTGACCGCGAGGCCCCGCGCCGATCGCGGCGCGCTCGAGGATGCGACGTGTGTGCTCGCGCTCGCCGAGGGCCGCGCGCTCCCTCGCGAGATCGTGGTCGAGCGACTGCGCGACGTGCTGCCCGACGTCATCCGCGTGACGCTCGCGCGCGTCGCGCGCGGCTGAGAGTGTGTCCAACATCGGCTCGCC includes:
- a CDS encoding SDR family NAD(P)-dependent oxidoreductase, which encodes MSNEGEQKVALITGASSGLGRAIAERLAQSGWIAGLVARRRDRLEALARDIETRGGRAHVIVGDLRDRAFAAEVVDALVARTGRLDLLVNNAGAPTPAIDRGTWEVATDDAFDDAFALNVRAMYRLSHDALPHLRATRGSIVNVGSAGVAANLPIDLVYLASKGAVEVMSQGMARKWAPLGVRVNVVSPGLVPTEIFQAAGLSEDAARTEIARAIGTLQPLPRMGRAEDVASAVAYLASDAAAFVTGAVLAVDGGMGVGGAS
- a CDS encoding LysM peptidoglycan-binding domain-containing protein, with product MTRPLRALSFVLLVSLVLLVSQEVARADFPAYVHVVRDGETLASIAQRYYGDPRRESVLVAENGLTTQGGSAIVVGLRLVVPTVNYHRVRAGETWAQIADVHYGDARRAYAIVEANPAVEGSQPPEGAELLIPYPLRHVADQRDTLNHVAQTYYGTTDGSRTLRRFNSLRTLRLSRGQVILVPLPDLVLSEEGRRIVSERTGVTPNDGEVRDRQALIGEQLPQLQDQVRVGRYTEAVSLGNRLLGAGELTGNQVVTIQRTLAVAYVALSREDLAVEAFREALERQPDLELDSRRTSPTVMRAFDQARAQRAAAGDGGATSAADAGAATAP
- a CDS encoding LysR family transcriptional regulator; this translates as MNAKNPDDTLKQSETIRAPGLVQLPVFLEVARRRSFSAAARALGMSPSATSQAIARLEEELGVALLVRTTRSVNVTPAGERLLRDAGPAITTAQTALVTAQRGREEPSGVLRLSVPRIACRVGLLPVLAEYARRFPAVRTDVVVDDANVDIVREGFDAGVRPKRALQADMTRVQLSGRLRMVVVGSPRYVGTRGRPLHPRDLVEHACLTWRRDDGGEHRWALRERGRALEVSVRGPTISDDVELLLAAAEEGMGLAYVAEPEAARAIAEKRLVTVLDACSVELDGLYLYYPRTARSEPKLRALVSCVRAVARLPGRTA
- a CDS encoding AAA domain-containing protein — protein: MTIDVEAELDRLARALHAERLGARARFREERRLLTLAQRVERGLALRDLAVTDTDAAPGGRTILWLAPRDGEMRDLRIGQGDPVLLWQDDPEGPDVVRAIVSRRRSDALAVAIDGEVPEWLWTEGFRLDREAPEVTFDRGARAIERAKHAKKGSDEAKSVATLLGARAPDFDAKSLELEAFDEALEDDQRVAVQRALAARDLSLVLGPPGTGKTRTLTELVRQAVARGERVLVTAASHTAVDNLAERLVDAGENVVRIGHPARVSPAMEERTLDALLEKTDAWKLARRWTREAEDLRRRTLNRTQRGTLRGEEKRAAWSEVRQLMRDAREYLKDAQRTILSRARVIAATAAGADAWLLEHEAFDRVVLDEATQAPDPIALVALLRAPKATLAGDPHQLPPTVIAREALDLGLGSTFFERIAATQSDARVVTTLRVQHRMHEALMAFPNDATYGAVLITAEDVRTARLEELPGIEPDPSREGPFVLVDTAGRGWEEVREADDPSTRNPGNAERIADEVRRLIARGVAPSDVGVITPYHAQVRLLRDALEPELAAGLEIATVDSFQGREKLAIVVDLVRSNDEAQLGFLEDVRRTNVAVTRARRFLLVLGDAATLARHPYYAALVHHAEHTGAWLSAWSE
- a CDS encoding serine/threonine protein kinase — protein: MVDRIGNCRILGEIGSGGMAVVYKAVQEPLGRLVAIKALKPSIAVDSGFAKRFEREAHFMASLQHENILHVYDFIKERGTMYIVMEYVQGIDLYDLLEITPRLPVEVASIIALQVARALDYAHFRGIIHRDIKPANVMISHHGEVKLMDFGIARDDKLSDLTETGTGLGTPSYMSPEQILGDKLDFRSDIFSVGIVLYQMVTGRKPFVEDDARTVMQKIRLDRYTSPRKINTTVPRALERIMARCMEKMPANRYPTTQALIDDLQDFLASRVPINHNARLVMYLREVGTISDEQADEILAASAPNRVRRSASDRTLLVHNWMVQGALFAAILGGGGAIQAFSGRLAGDPDQFAAESGAPVVPQRAGYLRFVVDPWAEVYIDGQHVLTTPSAQRIALAPGRHFLRLHNPYFRGIDREVWVEEGEVQLIDETLVEEEPGHATTPAPLDPGAVPAVGADGATALPSASTTGGGPG
- a CDS encoding prolipoprotein diacylglyceryl transferase, coding for MHPILFEIPTPWGALPIYSYGVMLGTSMIVAWYVIMWLGEREGEGRETLANTFIVTAVSAIVGARALYILTNPGEFESFQDLVNLRGGGLVAYGGFLGGFFGALFYLRSQKRSLLSFADVAAPTLALGLALTRIGCYLYGCDYGARLEDDAPSWLRALGTFPHWADGNGSPAWAHHVAEYDLAHDAAHSFPVHPTQIYESLAGFVLLGVTLFMWRRRSFRGEVLLALTMFYGVWRFAIEYVRDDPERGFAFGFSTSQLVSLALVPIAGFFYFEGKKAQQRAPVPVMRLGAPETYATPTTAKPARESAPSEELEAVAPEAKKSGAKKKKGAKR
- a CDS encoding nuclear transport factor 2 family protein, whose product is MRALVALLGVLAGCAGVATRPDALDRLAIREVLDRASDAINHHEWDRLETTFASRIVWERRSSDAWRLDGREAIRAFLTGNEEHIEVLLYAVSATSIELHDAGHATARSTMSEHIRVLETGATVHVVGTYTDELVREDGEWRIAHRTFVPRYEEDGPPPARLWSDGAPTRSALDGIVGSE